A region from the Candidatus Thiothrix putei genome encodes:
- a CDS encoding type II toxin-antitoxin system VapC family toxin, whose protein sequence is MKPSVYIETTIPSYLTAWRNPSLLMAAHQEATRNWWDTVRFDYDLFISEFVMAECASGNADAAERRLAAIQNLPELDISSEVEPLAQRLLAGAALPEKAKLDALHIAVSTIHGIDYLLTWNCKHIANAITRPKIEWICRAAGYEPPVICTPLELMRD, encoded by the coding sequence ATGAAACCAAGCGTTTACATCGAAACCACCATACCCAGCTACCTGACAGCATGGCGCAATCCAAGCCTGCTGATGGCTGCCCACCAAGAGGCAACCCGCAACTGGTGGGATACGGTACGATTTGACTATGACCTGTTCATTTCGGAATTCGTCATGGCAGAATGCGCCAGTGGTAACGCGGATGCTGCGGAACGCAGGCTTGCCGCCATCCAGAACCTGCCGGAACTGGACATTTCCAGCGAAGTTGAACCCTTGGCACAACGACTATTGGCGGGTGCGGCGTTACCCGAAAAGGCAAAACTGGATGCATTGCACATTGCAGTTTCCACCATACACGGGATTGACTACCTGTTGACGTGGAACTGCAAACACATTGCCAATGCCATTACTCGCCCGAAAATCGAATGGATTTGCCGGGCAGCAGGCTACGAACCGCCCGTTATCTGCACCCCACTTGAGCTGATGAGGGACTAA
- a CDS encoding DNA methyltransferase has product MSASVALKAKNTPSPGTVGRGKAVTLDSLPTHTHWTDGQVSLHLGDSLNHYAQWDTPTVIVSDGAYGILGFEGDTSDHLGIAAWYEPHIRAWSQHATAQTTLWFWNSEIGWASVHPALERHGWRYVNANVWNKGKAHIAGNVNTAKIRRFPVVTEMCVQYVFEARLDNLSLQQWLYREWKRTGLTLRQANTACEVKDVATRKYLDQGHLWYPPPPETFAKMAIYANQHGNPAGRPYFSRDGIRPMTADEWASQRSKFHCPMGFTNVWERNPLKGAERIRVPEISGKAAHLNQKPLDLMGMIIEAASDAGDVVWEPFGGLFSASLAAKRAGRKAFAGELDPTYFQLGLERFMPRQSTLF; this is encoded by the coding sequence ATGTCCGCATCGGTAGCACTCAAGGCAAAGAACACCCCATCCCCCGGCACTGTCGGACGCGGTAAAGCTGTCACCCTCGACAGCCTTCCCACCCACACGCATTGGACAGACGGGCAAGTCAGCCTCCACCTCGGCGACAGCCTCAACCACTACGCCCAATGGGACACCCCAACCGTCATCGTTTCCGACGGCGCGTATGGCATCCTCGGCTTTGAAGGCGACACCTCCGACCATCTTGGCATCGCCGCATGGTACGAACCGCACATTCGGGCATGGAGCCAACACGCCACCGCGCAAACCACCCTCTGGTTCTGGAACTCCGAAATCGGCTGGGCAAGCGTCCACCCCGCGTTGGAACGCCACGGCTGGCGTTACGTCAACGCCAATGTCTGGAACAAAGGCAAAGCCCACATCGCAGGCAACGTCAACACCGCCAAAATCCGCCGCTTCCCCGTCGTCACCGAAATGTGCGTCCAATACGTGTTTGAAGCACGGCTCGACAACCTCAGCTTGCAGCAATGGCTCTACCGCGAATGGAAACGCACCGGATTGACCCTGCGCCAAGCCAACACCGCCTGCGAAGTCAAGGACGTAGCCACCCGCAAATACCTCGACCAAGGCCACCTCTGGTATCCGCCACCGCCAGAAACCTTCGCCAAAATGGCAATTTACGCCAACCAGCATGGCAACCCGGCAGGTCGCCCCTACTTCTCCCGCGACGGCATACGTCCGATGACCGCCGACGAATGGGCAAGCCAACGCAGCAAATTCCACTGCCCCATGGGTTTCACCAACGTCTGGGAACGCAATCCCCTCAAAGGCGCAGAACGCATCCGCGTCCCCGAAATCAGTGGCAAAGCCGCCCACCTCAACCAAAAACCGCTGGACTTGATGGGCATGATCATTGAAGCCGCCAGCGACGCAGGCGACGTAGTGTGGGAACCGTTCGGCGGTTTGTTTTCAGCATCATTGGCAGCAAAACGCGCCGGACGCAAAGCCTTTGCCGGGGAACTCGACCCGACTTATTTCCAACTTGGTCTGGAACGCTTCATGCCGCGCCAGTCCACTCTGTTTTAA
- a CDS encoding IS66 family insertion sequence element accessory protein TnpB yields MKRPHRRASEWQTLISQWQASGLSAPAFCEQHSIGYASFCQWRQRLRSADGVEEPAVPANTFIDLGALSAGHAALGQGWHIVLSLGNGVELRLSQR; encoded by the coding sequence ATGAAACGCCCTCACCGCCGTGCCAGCGAATGGCAAACCCTCATTAGCCAATGGCAAGCCAGCGGCTTATCCGCCCCGGCATTTTGTGAACAGCACAGTATCGGTTACGCCAGTTTTTGCCAATGGCGGCAGCGTCTACGCTCCGCAGATGGCGTGGAGGAACCAGCCGTTCCCGCCAATACCTTCATCGACTTGGGAGCATTATCGGCGGGTCATGCCGCGCTGGGGCAAGGCTGGCACATTGTGCTGAGTTTGGGGAATGGTGTTGAACTACGCCTGAGCCAACGCTGA
- a CDS encoding IS66 family insertion sequence element accessory protein TnpB: MKRPHRRASEWQTLISQWQASGLSAPAFCEQHSIGYASFCQWRQRLRSADGVEEPAVPANTFIDLGALSAGHAALGQGWHIVLSLGNGVELRLSQR, translated from the coding sequence ATGAAACGCCCTCACCGCCGCGCCAGCGAATGGCAAACCCTCATTAGCCAATGGCAAGCCAGCGGCTTATCCGCCCCGGCATTTTGTGAACAGCACAGTATCGGTTACGCCAGTTTTTGCCAATGGCGGCAGCGTCTACGCTCCGCAGATGGCGTGGAGGAACCAGCCGTTCCCGCCAATACCTTCATCGACTTGGGAGCATTATCGGCGGGTCATGCCGCGCTGGGGCAAGGCTGGCACATTGTGCTGAGTTTGGGGAATGGTGTTGAACTACGCCTGAGCCAACGCTGA
- the tnpB gene encoding IS66 family insertion sequence element accessory protein TnpB (TnpB, as the term is used for proteins encoded by IS66 family insertion elements, is considered an accessory protein, since TnpC, encoded by a neighboring gene, is a DDE family transposase.), whose amino-acid sequence MFAPAATARIWLCTQATDMRKSFTGLTALVKNQLGQNPLSGHYFVFVNLRKTQMKILYFEPSGYCLWSQRLEQGQYRVQPTTSGQRELTRTDLQLILAGIEVQKSRQFKRYQYPVQPHSGTISP is encoded by the coding sequence ATGTTTGCCCCCGCAGCCACCGCCCGCATCTGGCTATGCACCCAAGCCACCGACATGCGCAAAAGCTTTACGGGGCTGACCGCTTTGGTGAAAAACCAGTTAGGGCAAAATCCCCTGAGTGGGCATTATTTCGTGTTTGTGAACCTACGTAAAACCCAGATGAAGATCCTCTATTTTGAACCCAGCGGCTATTGCTTATGGAGCCAACGCCTGGAGCAGGGCCAATACCGGGTGCAGCCGACAACCAGCGGGCAGCGCGAACTGACCCGGACGGATTTGCAGTTGATTTTGGCGGGCATTGAGGTGCAAAAATCCAGACAATTCAAGCGTTACCAGTATCCTGTGCAGCCACATTCTGGTACAATAAGCCCATGA